A window from Amblyomma americanum isolate KBUSLIRL-KWMA chromosome 7, ASM5285725v1, whole genome shotgun sequence encodes these proteins:
- the LOC144097452 gene encoding uncharacterized protein LOC144097452, which yields MFDAAHHGSGVSDPAAVSREDRSELLAAPDPKKELGRPEGSMSDDLHPGLRHGGAPVRLEQRLSLGSGDVLGSHGEEVNEMGTRKAMVSIAAIIAAVTAVCILVILVTRITANYSRRAIRAQPPPLNTTPVWLRLAH from the exons ATGTTCGACGCTGCTCATCACGGCTCTGGCGTCTCGGATCCAGCAGCGGTATCAAGAGAAGATAGGAGCGAGTTGCTTGCGGCGCCCGATCCGAAGAAGGAGTTGGGTAGACCCGAAGGCAGCATGAGCGATGATTTACATCCCGGCCTGCGCCACG GCGGTGCACCTGTAAGGCTGGAACAGAGACTGTCGCTGGGCTCGGGCGATGTCCTGGGCTCGCACGGCGAAGAGGTCAACGAGATGGGCACCAGAAAGGCTATGGTCAGCATAGCGGCCATCATAGCGGCGGTGACCGCAGTCTGCATCCTCGTTATACTCGTCACTCGCATCACTGCCAACTACTCACGCCGGGCCATCCGTGCTCAGCCACCGCCCCTCAACACGACCCCTGTATGGCTACGGCTGGCTCACTGA